TTCACATTCAGCTAAAATTTTCTCTGCTAAACGGAAGCTATTTTCAAGACTTTCTCGACGCACTTCAAAAGTACTTCCTTGATCTAAAACTATCAGCATATGTGTCAGAGAAAGGAAAGCCTTTATGCTCCAGTTATCTCCTTCTTTCTCATGCAATGCTGCTAATTTTTCTGCAGCTTCTTTCAATTGCATTTTGTGCAGAGCTATTAAAGCTTGCCCTAAATCTTTTGCGTAATGTTCAGGATCTAGAACTCCGAGAGCATCAAATATTTTTCGCGCTCCTTCTTCGTCTCCTTGTTTCATAGCCAACATGCCGCCCTCAAACAAGAGCGCAAAATCTTCTTTAAAACTTTCCATAACCGATTCCTCCTGTTTCCTATGTTATTAACTACCTTTAACAGCTCTTGCCATCGTGATCATTTCTGTATGAACGGCAGTAAGAACGTTAGAAACCGCCTCAACGTATTGCGACAAAATCTGCATACGAAATTGGAGATTAAACATTGTTCCTAGATCAACAGTCCCTTGAGTGGACGTCTCTAGCTCGGTAAGATATTGCTGGACCCCTTGGACATATTTACATATGCCGTCCAACATCTCATTAAAATTAAAGACTGTACAGCTACTACTGGTCATAAAAGTTAGCCCCCTTCAATTACACAATTTTACGGTTGAT
This is a stretch of genomic DNA from Chlamydiifrater phoenicopteri. It encodes these proteins:
- a CDS encoding DUF5407 family protein — its product is MTSSSCTVFNFNEMLDGICKYVQGVQQYLTELETSTQGTVDLGTMFNLQFRMQILSQYVEAVSNVLTAVHTEMITMARAVKGS